In Juglans microcarpa x Juglans regia isolate MS1-56 chromosome 7D, Jm3101_v1.0, whole genome shotgun sequence, the following are encoded in one genomic region:
- the LOC121238831 gene encoding Holliday junction resolvase MOC1, chloroplastic-like isoform X2, translated as MEALQMRQWQQLNQPYYMNSPSSKLKQSFSSFKLRAFFCTSSLSPLNSDQAQNLLTQPPILTPRKSRNTLSSNGVAGRAVKFSDAQLKENWLDSLTCPFPNISNPFNGSWTHVASDWVLGIDPDIHGALALLKSVESGSSAQVFDSPHLQVLVGKRVRRRLDAKSIVQLLRSLDAPSGTTAYIEQSIPFPQDGKQCLLCYGKNNLHCPEGGLQRWWILTQQDDSRRLASTLFPSLSPLLKRKKDHGRAEALLIAAYGQGLKKLNSSCISKELEPNNGKLP; from the exons ATGGAAGCCCTCCAAATGAGACAATGGCAGCAACTGAACCAACCCTATTACATGAACTCACCCTCCTCCAAACTCAAACAAAGCTTCTCCTCTTTCAAGCTCAGAGCCTTTTTCTGTACATCTTCGCTATCTCCATTAAACTCAGACCAAGCCCAAAACCTTCTAACCCAACCTCCAATTCTTAccccaagaaaatcaaggaacaCTCTTTCAAGTAACGGTGTTGCGGGTAGGGCCGTTAAGTTCTCCGATGCCCAACTTAAGGAGAACTGGTTGGATTCCCTCACCTGCCCTTTCCCCAATATTTCCAACCCTTTCAATGGCAGTTGGACCCATGTGGCTTCAGATTGGGTTCTTGGTATCGACCCGGACATTCATGGTGCATTGGCGCTCTTGAAAAGCGTCGAGTCCGGTTCTTCTGCCCAG GTATTTGATTCTCCGCACTTGCAAGTACTGGTTGGGAAAAGAGTTCGACGACGTTTAGATGCCAAGTCTATTGTTCAGTTGCTTCGCAGTCTTGATGCTCCTAGTG GAACTACGGCATATATAGAACAATCAATCCCTTTTCCACAGGATGGAAAACAG TGCCTTCTATGCTATGGAAAAAACAATTTGCACTGTCCGGAGGGAGGTCTACAAAG ATGGTGGATTTTGACTCAACAGGATGATAGCCGGAGACTTGCATCCACATTATTTCCATCATTAAGTCCTctactgaaaagaaaaaaggatcaTG GAAGGGCTGAGGCTCTACTCATTGCTGCCTATGGCCAAGGCCTGAAGAAACTAAACTCGTCATGCATTTCAAAAGAATTGGAGCCTAACAATGGCAAGTTGCCCTAG
- the LOC121238829 gene encoding F-box protein At2g32560-like: MLLYFLITCFSFILFIKSLPLKPLPPWADEMRLLPLRFWKDLSLFHISVLIKNTLPSSYLPLVPYNMSLIKKSLSSKVENVAETEEMSVLDLPELALECILERLPPAALCSTAAVCSSLRERCLSDHLWEKHMKRKWDSIIGPAAYREWQWYIALRRDSNNLKQGKHKGLMRLLSLSWPFSSFRSKVNDTGKQRSSLPVDSIMAWYLALETGRFRFPAQVYNRENGNVGFMLSCYDAEVSYDCRTDTFQARYPPHGRRAAAPENGVPWERLRAPPVDTPPHDLHISDSLHELHPGNHIEIQWRRNKEFPYGWWYGVVGHLESCDGNENYCRCQNSDTVVLEFNHYTPGSRWRRTIINRKDHREEGNEADGFYGGIRKLKNENEISTWKRLWPAEVLE; the protein is encoded by the exons ATGTTACTTTACTTCTTGATCACTTGCTTCTCCTTCATCCTCTTTATAAAGTCCCTCCCTCTCAAACCGCTCCCACCATGGgcggatgagatgagattgttgCCCCTCAGGTTTTGGAAAGACTTATCACTCTTCCACATATCTGTGTTGATAAAGAATACTCTACCTAGTAGTTATCTTCCTCTAGTTCCCTACAATATGTCCCTGATAAAGAAGAGTCTAAGCTCCAAGGTGGAAAATGTTGCGGAGACTGAAGAGATGTCGGTGTTAGACTTGCCAGAATTGGCCTTGGAATGCATTCTTGAGAGGCTACCTCCGGCTGCACTTTGTAGCACGGCTGCTGTTTGTAGTTCTTTGAGGGAAAGATGTCTGAGTGACCACCTATGGGAGAAGCACATGAAACGGAAATGGGATAGTATTATCGGTCCAGCTGCATACAGGGAGTGGCAATGGTATATTGCTTTGAGAAGGGATTCGAACAATCTAAAGCAAGGGAAGCACAAGGGCCTCATGAGGCTTCTATCTCTTAGTTGGCCTTTTTCATCGTTTAGATCGAAGGTCAATGATACTGGCAAGCAAAGAAGTTCTTTGCCCGTGGATTCGATCATGGCTTGGTATCTTGCTCTTGAGACTGGCAGGTTCCGGTTCCCTGCTCAGGTCTACAACCGCGAG AATGGCAATGTTGGGTTCATGTTGTCATGCTATGATGCTGAGGTTAGCTATGACTGCCGCACAGACACCTTCCAAGCCAG GTACCCACCTCATGGAAGAAGAGCAGCTGCTCCTGAAAATGGCGTGCCGTGGGAAAGGCTAAGAGCACCACCTGTTGATACTCCTCCCCATGATCTTCATATCTCTGACAGTCTACATGAGTTACACCCCGGCAATCACATCGAGATTCAGTGGAGAAGAAACAAAGAGTTCCCTTATG GTTGGTGGTATGGTGTAGTTGGTCACTTGGAATCATGTGATGGGAATGAAAATTACTGCCGTTGTCAGAATAGTG ATACTGTAGTGCTGGAATTTAACCATTACACCCCTGGTTCGCGGTGGAGACGAACAATTATCAACAGGAAAGACCACAGGGAAGAGGGGAATGAGGCAGATGGGTTTTATGGAGGAATCAGAAAGCTTAAGAATGAGAATGAGATTTCCACATGGAAGCGACTTTGGCCAGCTGAAGTCTTGGAATAG
- the LOC121238831 gene encoding Holliday junction resolvase MOC1, chloroplastic-like isoform X4, translated as MEALQMRQWQQLNQPYYMNSPSSKLKQSFSSFKLRAFFCTSSLSPLNSDQAQNLLTQPPILTPRKSRNTLSSNGVAGRAVKFSDAQLKENWLDSLTCPFPNISNPFNGSWTHVASDWVLGIDPDIHGALALLKSVESGSSAQVFDSPHLQVLVGKRVRRRLDAKSIVQLLRSLDAPSGTTAYIEQSIPFPQDGKQGWWSGGFGYGLWIGILVASGFSVVPVPSMLWKKQFALSGGRSTKEGLRLYSLLPMAKA; from the exons ATGGAAGCCCTCCAAATGAGACAATGGCAGCAACTGAACCAACCCTATTACATGAACTCACCCTCCTCCAAACTCAAACAAAGCTTCTCCTCTTTCAAGCTCAGAGCCTTTTTCTGTACATCTTCGCTATCTCCATTAAACTCAGACCAAGCCCAAAACCTTCTAACCCAACCTCCAATTCTTAccccaagaaaatcaaggaacaCTCTTTCAAGTAACGGTGTTGCGGGTAGGGCCGTTAAGTTCTCCGATGCCCAACTTAAGGAGAACTGGTTGGATTCCCTCACCTGCCCTTTCCCCAATATTTCCAACCCTTTCAATGGCAGTTGGACCCATGTGGCTTCAGATTGGGTTCTTGGTATCGACCCGGACATTCATGGTGCATTGGCGCTCTTGAAAAGCGTCGAGTCCGGTTCTTCTGCCCAG GTATTTGATTCTCCGCACTTGCAAGTACTGGTTGGGAAAAGAGTTCGACGACGTTTAGATGCCAAGTCTATTGTTCAGTTGCTTCGCAGTCTTGATGCTCCTAGTG GAACTACGGCATATATAGAACAATCAATCCCTTTTCCACAGGATGGAAAACAG GGGTGGTGGAGTGGAGGATTTGGGTATGGGCTCTGGATTGGGATCTTAGTTGCCTCAGGATTTTCTGTTGTTCCAGTGCCTTCTATGCTATGGAAAAAACAATTTGCACTGTCCGGAGGGAGGTCTACAAAG GAAGGGCTGAGGCTCTACTCATTGCTGCCTATGGCCAAGGCCTGA
- the LOC121238831 gene encoding Holliday junction resolvase MOC1, chloroplastic-like isoform X5, which translates to MEALQMRQWQQLNQPYYMNSPSSKLKQSFSSFKLRAFFCTSSLSPLNSDQAQNLLTQPPILTPRKSRNTLSSNGVAGRAVKFSDAQLKENWLDSLTCPFPNISNPFNGSWTHVASDWVLGIDPDIHGALALLKSVESGSSAQVFDSPHLQVLVGKRVRRRLDAKSIVQLLRSLDAPSGTTAYIEQSIPFPQDGKQGWWSGGFGYGLWIGILVASGFSVVPVPSMLWKKQFALSGGRSTKMVDFDSTG; encoded by the exons ATGGAAGCCCTCCAAATGAGACAATGGCAGCAACTGAACCAACCCTATTACATGAACTCACCCTCCTCCAAACTCAAACAAAGCTTCTCCTCTTTCAAGCTCAGAGCCTTTTTCTGTACATCTTCGCTATCTCCATTAAACTCAGACCAAGCCCAAAACCTTCTAACCCAACCTCCAATTCTTAccccaagaaaatcaaggaacaCTCTTTCAAGTAACGGTGTTGCGGGTAGGGCCGTTAAGTTCTCCGATGCCCAACTTAAGGAGAACTGGTTGGATTCCCTCACCTGCCCTTTCCCCAATATTTCCAACCCTTTCAATGGCAGTTGGACCCATGTGGCTTCAGATTGGGTTCTTGGTATCGACCCGGACATTCATGGTGCATTGGCGCTCTTGAAAAGCGTCGAGTCCGGTTCTTCTGCCCAG GTATTTGATTCTCCGCACTTGCAAGTACTGGTTGGGAAAAGAGTTCGACGACGTTTAGATGCCAAGTCTATTGTTCAGTTGCTTCGCAGTCTTGATGCTCCTAGTG GAACTACGGCATATATAGAACAATCAATCCCTTTTCCACAGGATGGAAAACAG GGGTGGTGGAGTGGAGGATTTGGGTATGGGCTCTGGATTGGGATCTTAGTTGCCTCAGGATTTTCTGTTGTTCCAGTGCCTTCTATGCTATGGAAAAAACAATTTGCACTGTCCGGAGGGAGGTCTACAAAG ATGGTGGATTTTGACTCAACAGGATGA
- the LOC121238831 gene encoding Holliday junction resolvase MOC1, chloroplastic-like isoform X1 translates to MEALQMRQWQQLNQPYYMNSPSSKLKQSFSSFKLRAFFCTSSLSPLNSDQAQNLLTQPPILTPRKSRNTLSSNGVAGRAVKFSDAQLKENWLDSLTCPFPNISNPFNGSWTHVASDWVLGIDPDIHGALALLKSVESGSSAQVFDSPHLQVLVGKRVRRRLDAKSIVQLLRSLDAPSGTTAYIEQSIPFPQDGKQGWWSGGFGYGLWIGILVASGFSVVPVPSMLWKKQFALSGGRSTKDDSRRLASTLFPSLSPLLKRKKDHGRAEALLIAAYGQGLKKLNSSCISKELEPNNGKLP, encoded by the exons ATGGAAGCCCTCCAAATGAGACAATGGCAGCAACTGAACCAACCCTATTACATGAACTCACCCTCCTCCAAACTCAAACAAAGCTTCTCCTCTTTCAAGCTCAGAGCCTTTTTCTGTACATCTTCGCTATCTCCATTAAACTCAGACCAAGCCCAAAACCTTCTAACCCAACCTCCAATTCTTAccccaagaaaatcaaggaacaCTCTTTCAAGTAACGGTGTTGCGGGTAGGGCCGTTAAGTTCTCCGATGCCCAACTTAAGGAGAACTGGTTGGATTCCCTCACCTGCCCTTTCCCCAATATTTCCAACCCTTTCAATGGCAGTTGGACCCATGTGGCTTCAGATTGGGTTCTTGGTATCGACCCGGACATTCATGGTGCATTGGCGCTCTTGAAAAGCGTCGAGTCCGGTTCTTCTGCCCAG GTATTTGATTCTCCGCACTTGCAAGTACTGGTTGGGAAAAGAGTTCGACGACGTTTAGATGCCAAGTCTATTGTTCAGTTGCTTCGCAGTCTTGATGCTCCTAGTG GAACTACGGCATATATAGAACAATCAATCCCTTTTCCACAGGATGGAAAACAG GGGTGGTGGAGTGGAGGATTTGGGTATGGGCTCTGGATTGGGATCTTAGTTGCCTCAGGATTTTCTGTTGTTCCAGTGCCTTCTATGCTATGGAAAAAACAATTTGCACTGTCCGGAGGGAGGTCTACAAAG GATGATAGCCGGAGACTTGCATCCACATTATTTCCATCATTAAGTCCTctactgaaaagaaaaaaggatcaTG GAAGGGCTGAGGCTCTACTCATTGCTGCCTATGGCCAAGGCCTGAAGAAACTAAACTCGTCATGCATTTCAAAAGAATTGGAGCCTAACAATGGCAAGTTGCCCTAG
- the LOC121238831 gene encoding uncharacterized protein LOC121238831 isoform X3: protein MEALQMRQWQQLNQPYYMNSPSSKLKQSFSSFKLRAFFCTSSLSPLNSDQAQNLLTQPPILTPRKSRNTLSSNGVAGRAVKFSDAQLKENWLDSLTCPFPNISNPFNGSWTHVASDWVLGIDPDIHGALALLKSVESGSSAQVFDSPHLQVLVGKRVRRRLDAKSIVQLLRSLDAPSGVVEWRIWVWALDWDLSCLRIFCCSSAFYAMEKTICTVRREVYKGLVLALHTSSGLFHPYLMRVRPSLKSWLIHHCGMWMIAGDLHPHYFHH, encoded by the exons ATGGAAGCCCTCCAAATGAGACAATGGCAGCAACTGAACCAACCCTATTACATGAACTCACCCTCCTCCAAACTCAAACAAAGCTTCTCCTCTTTCAAGCTCAGAGCCTTTTTCTGTACATCTTCGCTATCTCCATTAAACTCAGACCAAGCCCAAAACCTTCTAACCCAACCTCCAATTCTTAccccaagaaaatcaaggaacaCTCTTTCAAGTAACGGTGTTGCGGGTAGGGCCGTTAAGTTCTCCGATGCCCAACTTAAGGAGAACTGGTTGGATTCCCTCACCTGCCCTTTCCCCAATATTTCCAACCCTTTCAATGGCAGTTGGACCCATGTGGCTTCAGATTGGGTTCTTGGTATCGACCCGGACATTCATGGTGCATTGGCGCTCTTGAAAAGCGTCGAGTCCGGTTCTTCTGCCCAG GTATTTGATTCTCCGCACTTGCAAGTACTGGTTGGGAAAAGAGTTCGACGACGTTTAGATGCCAAGTCTATTGTTCAGTTGCTTCGCAGTCTTGATGCTCCTAGTG GGGTGGTGGAGTGGAGGATTTGGGTATGGGCTCTGGATTGGGATCTTAGTTGCCTCAGGATTTTCTGTTGTTCCAGTGCCTTCTATGCTATGGAAAAAACAATTTGCACTGTCCGGAGGGAGGTCTACAAAGGTTTGGTCCTAGCTTTACACACTAGCTCGGGCCTTTTTCATCCTTATCTAATGCGAGTACGCCCCTCTTTAAAAAGTTGGCTCATTCATCATTGTGGAATGTG GATGATAGCCGGAGACTTGCATCCACATTATTTCCATCATTAA